One segment of Methanolinea mesophila DNA contains the following:
- a CDS encoding tetratricopeptide repeat protein produces MDASWVPIGIVFVVTVGIALILSLIFSRRAGAGILFPHRSGRGRKGKDCSHQLRLGDDWYARGEHLVAAGMYREALAAYERAYALENNGPGMLYCRGRIFYDMGMYDQAWGQVSHALAEDSRHAAAWILKGDLLCKKGDLANARSCYRMAFYLQGQDKARIPPEYWDELPDDPISDKW; encoded by the coding sequence ATGGATGCTTCCTGGGTTCCAATCGGGATTGTGTTCGTGGTGACCGTGGGTATCGCGCTCATTCTAAGCCTCATCTTCTCCCGGAGAGCGGGTGCCGGAATCTTATTTCCCCACCGATCGGGACGCGGAAGGAAGGGGAAGGATTGTTCGCACCAACTCCGTTTAGGAGACGACTGGTATGCCCGTGGAGAGCACCTCGTCGCGGCAGGTATGTACCGCGAAGCACTCGCCGCATATGAACGGGCGTACGCACTGGAGAACAACGGGCCTGGGATGCTGTATTGCAGGGGGAGAATCTTTTACGATATGGGCATGTACGACCAGGCGTGGGGACAAGTATCACATGCGCTGGCGGAAGATTCCCGCCACGCCGCAGCATGGATACTGAAAGGCGATCTCCTCTGTAAAAAGGGTGATCTGGCCAATGCCCGCTCTTGTTACCGGATGGCATTCTATCTGCAGGGTCAGGATAAAGCCCGGATACCTCCGGAATACTGGGACGAACTTCCAGATGACCCTATATCTGATAAGTGGTAA
- a CDS encoding ATP-binding response regulator encodes MKLLKEILIVEDDEIIASLIEKILRKKDYLVTGVAKSGEDALTMVAEHFPDLVLMDIGLKGSIDGIYAARYIYNVFNTPVLFISGQISDEIFSRVKYSDCYGFITKPFNDKAMLANVAIAIHNHELKKKLLNREENPLRSIMSVLDGILITDKKGRILFMNPYAEHLIGVDRRSAVLKPLNRLMILMDIRKGEKIEDPVNEVVRESMVIGIEGNLALVTSAGRRKNITLRAYPLTDHWNEMIGVFIRLHELSPTERKLADPSGLG; translated from the coding sequence ATGAAGCTGTTAAAAGAGATCCTGATCGTGGAGGACGACGAGATCATCGCCAGCCTGATAGAGAAAATCCTCCGCAAAAAGGACTATCTGGTCACTGGGGTCGCGAAGTCCGGTGAGGACGCACTCACCATGGTGGCCGAGCATTTCCCGGACCTCGTCCTGATGGATATCGGGCTTAAGGGGTCGATCGACGGGATATATGCTGCCCGGTACATCTATAATGTATTCAACACCCCGGTGCTCTTCATCTCCGGCCAGATAAGCGATGAAATCTTTTCCCGGGTCAAATATAGCGACTGTTACGGGTTCATTACCAAGCCGTTCAATGACAAGGCGATGCTGGCGAATGTGGCGATCGCCATTCATAACCATGAGCTAAAGAAAAAACTCCTCAACAGGGAGGAGAATCCCCTGCGCTCGATAATGTCGGTGCTGGATGGGATCCTTATCACCGATAAGAAAGGGCGGATCCTGTTCATGAACCCGTATGCCGAACACCTTATCGGGGTTGACAGGAGAAGTGCGGTATTAAAACCGTTGAACCGCCTGATGATCCTCATGGATATCAGGAAGGGGGAAAAGATCGAGGACCCGGTCAACGAAGTGGTGCGGGAGAGCATGGTCATCGGTATTGAAGGGAATCTCGCACTTGTCACCAGCGCGGGAAGAAGGAAAAATATCACGCTCCGTGCGTACCCGCTCACCGATCACTGGAACGAGATGATCGGGGTATTCATCAGGCTCCATGAGCTCTCTCCCACCGAGAGAAAACTGGCGGATCCCTCCGGACTGGGCTGA
- a CDS encoding dockerin type I domain-containing protein: MTYGVTAGALPGDLDGDGFYEDLNGNGRIEFLDLLLFFDQMDWISENEPVEAFDYNNNGRIDFVDCIELFNKI; the protein is encoded by the coding sequence ATGACGTACGGCGTAACGGCAGGCGCCCTGCCGGGCGATCTGGACGGTGACGGATTTTATGAGGACCTGAACGGGAACGGAAGAATCGAATTCCTCGACCTTCTCCTCTTCTTCGACCAGATGGACTGGATCAGTGAGAACGAGCCGGTTGAGGCGTTCGATTATAATAATAACGGGAGGATCGATTTCGTCGATTGTATCGAGTTATTCAACAAGATTTAA
- the cmk gene encoding (d)CMP kinase yields the protein MRVTVSGLPGSGTTSLARYLAAEHKLELISAGEVFRQMAKEKEMDLVEFGRLASEDPSIDRLIDERQKEIAGQMNDIIVEGRLSGWFIGEAELKIWLTASLECRVRRILARDVIENLDIAKKLTRQREECEAERYRTYYDIDICDLSPYHMVLNSERWGVEELGAIVDTAIRMIRT from the coding sequence ATGCGGGTCACGGTGAGCGGGTTACCCGGGAGCGGGACGACCTCGCTCGCCCGCTACCTTGCAGCGGAGCATAAACTCGAACTCATATCGGCCGGAGAAGTCTTTCGCCAGATGGCGAAGGAGAAGGAGATGGACCTCGTGGAGTTCGGCAGGCTGGCTTCCGAGGATCCGTCCATCGACCGGCTGATCGATGAACGCCAGAAGGAGATTGCCGGGCAGATGAATGACATCATCGTCGAAGGGCGGCTTTCGGGATGGTTCATCGGGGAAGCCGAGCTGAAGATATGGCTCACGGCCTCTCTTGAGTGCCGGGTAAGGAGGATCCTGGCACGGGATGTGATCGAGAACCTGGATATCGCGAAGAAATTGACCAGGCAGCGCGAAGAGTGCGAAGCGGAGCGGTACCGGACCTATTATGATATCGATATCTGCGATCTCTCTCCGTACCATATGGTCCTGAACTCCGAGCGCTGGGGCGTCGAGGAACTTGGTGCGATTGTGGATACCGCCATCCGGATGATCCGGACCTGA
- a CDS encoding DUF106 domain-containing protein, which produces MAKKNYGGYIAILVLLVMMISYSIPAIRETVGSFMDALFGPLVGEVPFYILIVILSTVTALYSSLIQKYTIDYEHMQEVQAKMKDFQKEFREAQLSQDEKKIKKLEAKRDRMMKEQLEMSQQQFKPMAYILVISVPIFFWLLFRLAEIPAEITMPFFGTQLLSAMVLGPVPAWILWYMICSLTLSQIVRKSLNIGGI; this is translated from the coding sequence ATGGCAAAGAAAAATTATGGCGGGTATATCGCCATCCTGGTCCTTCTGGTGATGATGATATCCTACAGCATCCCTGCCATCAGGGAGACTGTGGGAAGCTTCATGGATGCGCTCTTCGGACCTCTGGTCGGGGAAGTGCCGTTTTATATTCTTATCGTCATCCTCTCCACGGTGACCGCCCTGTACTCTTCGCTGATCCAGAAATATACCATCGATTATGAACACATGCAGGAAGTCCAGGCGAAGATGAAGGACTTCCAAAAGGAGTTCCGCGAAGCGCAGCTTTCCCAGGACGAGAAGAAGATCAAGAAGCTCGAAGCGAAACGGGACCGGATGATGAAGGAACAGCTGGAGATGTCCCAACAGCAGTTCAAGCCGATGGCATACATCCTGGTAATCTCGGTTCCAATATTTTTCTGGCTTCTCTTCAGGCTGGCTGAAATACCTGCCGAGATCACCATGCCGTTCTTCGGCACCCAGCTCCTCTCCGCCATGGTGCTCGGACCCGTCCCGGCCTGGATACTGTGGTACATGATATGTTCGCTCACACTGAGCCAGATCGTCCGTAAGTCCCTGAATATCGGGGGCATCTGA
- a CDS encoding adenylate kinase produces the protein MTGRRVIVTGVPGVGKTTVVNGALKMLEDEGVTYKSLNFGTYMFEVAKKEGVVSDRDEMRKLDREVQKRLQKEAARAMARESGNVLIDTHASVKTPRGYLPGLPEWVLRELMPDTIVLVETDEDQILMRRLSDETRTRDMEGSKGIAEHQQFNRSIGASYAMITGCTIRMVTNADHLLEQAIGDMASVLR, from the coding sequence ATGACCGGAAGGAGAGTGATCGTCACAGGGGTCCCCGGTGTGGGGAAGACCACCGTGGTTAATGGCGCTCTGAAAATGCTCGAAGATGAGGGTGTGACCTACAAGTCTCTCAACTTCGGCACGTACATGTTCGAGGTCGCAAAGAAGGAAGGGGTGGTTTCGGACAGGGACGAGATGAGGAAGCTTGACCGCGAGGTCCAGAAACGGCTCCAGAAGGAGGCCGCCAGGGCTATGGCCAGGGAAAGCGGCAATGTGCTTATCGACACCCATGCATCGGTGAAGACACCCCGGGGATACCTCCCGGGCCTGCCGGAATGGGTCCTTCGGGAACTCATGCCCGATACCATCGTACTGGTCGAGACAGACGAGGACCAGATCCTGATGCGGCGCTTGAGCGACGAGACGAGGACCAGGGACATGGAAGGTTCGAAGGGAATCGCGGAACATCAACAGTTCAACCGTTCCATCGGGGCATCCTATGCCATGATCACCGGATGCACTATCCGGATGGTGACAAACGCTGACCATCTGCTCGAGCAGGCCATCGGGGATATGGCAAGCGTGCTCAGGTGA
- the secY gene encoding preprotein translocase subunit SecY, which translates to MGELLDRLEPLLAKMPTVKAPEGHVHFKNKLMWTAGILVLYFALTNIPLFGLDPSSQDIFLYFRALLAGASGSLVALGIGPIVTASIVLQLLKGADILHIDTSDARGQVMYMGLQKILIIVMVIVEAAPNLIGGFMKPDPVIANMFFGGNLFAVSLLIFIQLIIGGLLIVFLDEVVTKWGIGSGVGLFIIAGISQALINGFLNWAPVNDLYPFGFFPRIVAVLADGANFLQYMGTEMLAFVSTIVIFLIIVYVESTRIEIPLAHAQVRGARARFPVKLIYASVLPMILVRVLQANIQMIGLFLNNIGITIFGTYDGQTPVSGLMWYLAPVNGPQDWMWWITDLGHAPWEIILRLGIDVIFMVVGGAIFALFWIKTAGLDSKDVARQIQSSGMSIPGYRRNPQVLEKYLDRYIPRVTVIGGVFIGLLSVAANLFGVIGAVSGTGLLLTVSITYRLYEEIASQQIMEMYPFMRTFFGKE; encoded by the coding sequence ATGGGAGAGCTGTTGGACCGACTGGAGCCATTGCTTGCCAAAATGCCTACCGTGAAGGCACCGGAGGGGCATGTCCATTTCAAGAACAAGCTGATGTGGACGGCAGGCATCCTGGTTCTTTATTTTGCATTGACCAATATCCCCCTCTTCGGGCTTGACCCGAGCTCACAGGATATTTTCTTATATTTCAGGGCTCTTCTCGCAGGGGCGAGCGGGTCCCTGGTGGCCCTCGGTATCGGGCCCATCGTGACTGCATCCATCGTACTGCAGCTGTTGAAAGGGGCCGACATCCTTCATATCGATACCTCTGATGCCCGGGGCCAGGTCATGTACATGGGCCTGCAGAAGATCCTTATCATCGTCATGGTCATCGTCGAAGCCGCACCCAACCTGATAGGCGGCTTCATGAAGCCCGACCCGGTGATCGCCAACATGTTCTTTGGCGGGAATCTCTTCGCGGTCTCGTTACTCATCTTTATTCAGCTCATCATCGGTGGGTTGCTGATCGTATTCCTCGACGAGGTGGTGACCAAGTGGGGTATCGGTTCGGGAGTAGGGCTCTTCATCATTGCCGGGATATCCCAGGCACTGATCAACGGGTTCCTGAACTGGGCCCCGGTCAACGATCTCTATCCCTTCGGGTTCTTCCCGAGAATCGTTGCAGTACTGGCGGACGGTGCGAACTTCCTCCAGTATATGGGTACGGAAATGCTCGCCTTCGTCAGTACAATAGTGATCTTCCTGATCATCGTGTACGTCGAGTCGACGAGGATCGAGATCCCCCTGGCCCACGCCCAGGTCAGGGGGGCCCGTGCCCGCTTCCCTGTAAAACTGATCTATGCCAGCGTGTTGCCCATGATCCTCGTCCGTGTCCTCCAGGCGAACATCCAGATGATAGGGCTTTTCCTGAACAACATCGGGATTACCATCTTCGGGACCTACGACGGACAGACCCCGGTCTCCGGTCTCATGTGGTACCTTGCACCGGTCAACGGTCCGCAGGACTGGATGTGGTGGATTACCGATCTCGGGCATGCGCCCTGGGAGATCATCCTCCGCCTGGGCATCGATGTGATCTTCATGGTGGTCGGAGGTGCGATATTCGCCCTCTTCTGGATCAAGACTGCAGGTCTCGACTCTAAAGACGTTGCCCGGCAGATCCAGAGCAGCGGGATGTCGATCCCCGGCTACCGCCGAAACCCCCAGGTACTGGAGAAGTACCTGGACCGGTACATCCCCCGTGTCACCGTTATCGGCGGTGTCTTCATTGGCCTGCTCTCGGTGGCTGCGAACCTCTTCGGAGTTATAGGGGCGGTAAGCGGAACGGGGCTGCTGCTGACGGTGAGTATCACCTATCGTCTCTACGAGGAGATCGCGAGCCAGCAGATCATGGAGATGTACCCGTTCATGCGGACGTTCTTCGGGAAAGAATAA
- a CDS encoding uL15m family ribosomal protein, with protein MPVNKRSKYRGSRTCGGGTHKNRRGAGNRGGRGRAGHRDHRFTHYLLLDEVHNGKHGFVNKTGNDVNAISVGLLDQMSGKLLAEGKAARDGDVIAIDAAQIGIDKILGSGKVTQKMKITARSFSEQAKAKIEAMGGQALTI; from the coding sequence ATGCCGGTCAATAAGAGATCAAAATACCGGGGATCACGCACCTGCGGGGGCGGGACCCACAAGAACCGGCGTGGCGCCGGCAACAGGGGAGGAAGGGGAAGAGCAGGTCACAGAGACCACCGCTTTACCCATTATCTCCTGCTCGACGAGGTCCACAACGGGAAGCATGGTTTCGTGAACAAGACCGGGAATGATGTCAATGCAATCTCCGTCGGCCTGCTCGACCAGATGTCGGGGAAGCTCCTTGCTGAAGGTAAAGCGGCCAGGGACGGGGATGTCATCGCCATCGATGCGGCACAGATCGGTATCGATAAGATACTTGGCAGCGGAAAAGTCACTCAGAAGATGAAGATCACTGCCAGGTCGTTTTCCGAGCAGGCAAAAGCAAAGATCGAGGCGATGGGTGGTCAGGCACTGACCATCTGA
- a CDS encoding 50S ribosomal protein L30: MYAIVQVRGVVNTRREIKDTLKMLRLHHVNHCVIVPDTPEYLGMIRKVKDFVAYGEVDAATVETILRTRGRIVGDEPFTDEYVKANSAYKDIADFAQSLATGESRLSDMPGLKPVLRLHPPRKGYKTVKRTFSQGGALGYYGTEINSLLYKMR, from the coding sequence ATGTACGCCATCGTGCAGGTCAGGGGAGTGGTGAATACCCGCAGGGAGATCAAGGACACGCTGAAGATGCTCCGTCTGCACCATGTAAATCACTGCGTGATCGTCCCGGATACGCCGGAGTACCTGGGCATGATCCGCAAGGTGAAGGACTTCGTGGCCTATGGCGAGGTGGATGCGGCCACCGTGGAGACGATCCTCCGCACGAGGGGACGCATCGTGGGTGACGAGCCGTTCACCGACGAGTACGTGAAGGCAAACTCCGCGTACAAGGATATCGCAGACTTTGCCCAGTCCCTTGCAACGGGCGAGAGCAGGCTTTCCGATATGCCCGGGTTAAAACCGGTGCTCAGGCTGCACCCCCCGCGTAAAGGCTACAAGACCGTAAAGCGGACCTTCTCGCAGGGTGGTGCGCTTGGCTATTACGGGACAGAGATCAACTCTCTCCTGTATAAGATGAGGTGA
- a CDS encoding 30S ribosomal protein S5, translating to MAYEREEWVPLTGLGKMVASGEFTSIDQVLESGKPIKEPQIVDAFLPDLEDEVLDIQMVQRMTDSGRRVKFRAVVVVGNRNGYIGFGQGKDVQVGDAIRKAITDAKTNLIKVRRGCGSWECGCGTNHSIPMQVEGSAGSVRVTLKPAPQGIGLVTGEISRKVLELAGIKDTWTFSRGQTRTTINFAKATFNALKATNMIRIGGQQ from the coding sequence ATGGCATATGAAAGGGAAGAATGGGTTCCACTCACCGGCCTTGGAAAAATGGTCGCCTCTGGTGAGTTCACCAGCATCGACCAGGTGCTGGAGAGCGGAAAACCCATCAAGGAACCTCAGATCGTGGATGCATTCCTTCCCGATCTCGAGGATGAGGTGCTGGACATCCAGATGGTCCAGCGCATGACCGACTCCGGCCGGCGGGTGAAATTCCGCGCCGTCGTAGTGGTTGGCAACCGGAACGGGTATATCGGCTTCGGCCAGGGCAAGGATGTCCAGGTCGGGGACGCGATCAGGAAGGCGATCACCGATGCGAAGACCAACCTGATCAAGGTACGGAGAGGATGCGGCAGCTGGGAATGCGGGTGCGGGACCAATCATTCCATCCCCATGCAGGTCGAGGGCTCGGCGGGAAGCGTCCGTGTCACCCTGAAGCCTGCACCGCAGGGTATCGGCCTGGTAACAGGAGAGATCAGCAGGAAAGTGCTGGAGCTCGCAGGTATCAAGGATACCTGGACCTTCTCCCGCGGCCAGACCAGGACCACCATAAACTTCGCCAAGGCCACCTTCAATGCACTGAAGGCCACCAACATGATTCGGATCGGGGGTCAGCAGTAA
- a CDS encoding 50S ribosomal protein L18 produces MATGPRYFVPFRRRREGRTNYYRRTKLVVSDRPRMVVRKSNRHITIHLVTAELDGDRTMIMAHSSELARYGYTGSTSGTPAAYLTGMLFAVKALNAECEGAVLDIGLHRATKGAKVFAALKGAVDAGLDLPYGEEILPDESRLKGAVIAEFAPERAGNLVQNVEQTIDAIMKELE; encoded by the coding sequence ATGGCAACAGGACCAAGATATTTCGTTCCTTTCCGCCGGCGCCGCGAAGGGCGAACGAATTACTACCGGAGGACCAAGCTGGTGGTCTCCGACCGGCCACGCATGGTGGTCCGGAAATCAAACCGGCACATTACCATTCACCTGGTAACCGCGGAACTCGACGGGGACCGGACCATGATCATGGCCCATTCCTCCGAGCTCGCCAGATACGGCTATACCGGATCGACATCCGGCACCCCTGCAGCATACCTTACCGGGATGCTCTTTGCAGTGAAAGCGCTCAATGCGGAATGCGAGGGCGCAGTGCTGGACATCGGACTTCATCGCGCAACCAAGGGGGCGAAAGTATTCGCCGCCCTGAAGGGTGCGGTGGACGCCGGGCTTGACCTACCTTACGGCGAGGAGATCCTTCCGGACGAGAGCCGCCTGAAAGGGGCGGTCATTGCGGAATTCGCTCCGGAACGTGCCGGGAACCTGGTGCAAAATGTCGAACAGACGATTGACGCCATTATGAAGGAGCTGGAGTAA
- a CDS encoding 50S ribosomal protein L19e, whose product MTDAANQRRLAASLLKCGMNRVWFDPERAADIQNAISREDVRALIDEGAIDARQPRGNSRGRARAKIAKRSYGHRKGPGRRKGAAGARNPSKRQWIQKIRAIRKTLAEMRDSQQIDRHMYRILYRKAAGGQFRNVAHLKAQIELQAGKVK is encoded by the coding sequence ATGACTGACGCGGCCAACCAGAGAAGGCTCGCGGCCTCGCTCCTGAAATGCGGGATGAACCGGGTATGGTTCGATCCCGAACGCGCCGCGGATATCCAGAACGCAATCTCACGTGAAGACGTCCGGGCACTGATCGACGAGGGCGCGATCGACGCCCGCCAGCCGCGTGGCAACAGCCGCGGACGGGCCCGGGCCAAGATCGCAAAGCGCTCTTACGGTCACCGGAAAGGCCCGGGAAGGAGAAAAGGCGCGGCAGGGGCAAGAAACCCGAGCAAGCGCCAGTGGATACAGAAGATCAGGGCGATCAGGAAAACTCTCGCGGAAATGAGGGATTCCCAGCAGATAGACCGGCACATGTACCGCATCCTCTATCGCAAGGCGGCGGGAGGACAGTTCAGGAACGTGGCCCATCTTAAAGCCCAGATCGAATTACAAGCCGGGAAGGTGAAGTAA
- a CDS encoding 50S ribosomal protein L32e: MADEIRRLIRARAAKGARFKRDGFGKKEQLSASWRRPRGLHNKQRRQKKAKGALPTPGFGSPVAIRGMHPSGYREVLVFSPGELEGLDPATFAVRIGGSVGNRKRMEIQQQALSAGLRVLNRKEIAVAEAATEEVSEND, translated from the coding sequence ATGGCTGACGAAATTCGAAGACTAATTCGGGCACGGGCGGCAAAAGGAGCCAGGTTCAAGAGGGACGGCTTCGGGAAGAAGGAGCAGCTCTCCGCTTCCTGGAGGAGGCCCCGCGGGCTCCACAATAAACAACGCCGCCAGAAAAAGGCGAAAGGCGCACTTCCCACCCCCGGGTTCGGCAGCCCGGTCGCGATCAGGGGAATGCATCCAAGCGGGTACCGGGAGGTACTGGTGTTTTCTCCCGGCGAGCTGGAAGGCCTTGACCCCGCGACCTTCGCCGTCAGGATCGGCGGAAGCGTGGGGAACAGAAAGCGGATGGAGATCCAGCAGCAGGCGCTCTCGGCAGGCCTCAGGGTCCTGAACCGGAAAGAGATCGCGGTCGCTGAAGCGGCAACAGAAGAGGTGTCAGAGAATGACTGA
- a CDS encoding 50S ribosomal protein L6, whose translation MTVERTVAIPKGVSVEIAGNMLKIKGPKGQLERNVRFPAITVRVEGDEVVITTESDRKRTVAMVGTIAAHAKNMCTGVTEGFEYRMKVVYSHFPIQLKLQGNRLEIVNFLGEKKARYAQIQEGVKANIGNDEVVLTGIDKEKVGISSANIEHATKIRYRDPRIFQDGIYIVTKG comes from the coding sequence ATGACAGTAGAACGGACCGTTGCAATCCCCAAAGGCGTCTCAGTCGAGATCGCGGGGAACATGCTCAAAATCAAGGGGCCCAAGGGCCAGCTTGAGAGGAACGTAAGGTTCCCGGCAATCACCGTCAGGGTGGAAGGGGACGAGGTCGTTATCACGACCGAGTCCGACAGGAAGAGAACGGTTGCGATGGTGGGAACCATCGCTGCCCATGCGAAGAACATGTGCACCGGGGTGACCGAGGGGTTCGAGTACCGGATGAAGGTGGTATACAGCCACTTCCCAATCCAGCTCAAACTCCAGGGCAACCGCCTCGAGATCGTCAACTTCCTCGGTGAGAAGAAGGCTCGCTACGCCCAGATCCAGGAAGGAGTGAAGGCGAACATCGGCAACGACGAGGTCGTGCTGACCGGGATCGACAAGGAGAAGGTAGGAATCAGCTCAGCGAATATCGAGCACGCCACCAAGATCCGCTACCGGGACCCCCGTATCTTCCAGGACGGGATTTATATCGTGACCAAGGGGTGA